One genomic window of Chitinophagaceae bacterium includes the following:
- a CDS encoding NAD(P)/FAD-dependent oxidoreductase has translation MHIVILGNGISGITAARHIRKGSDHRITVISKESEYFFSRTALMYVYMGHMKFEHTKPYEDWFWKKNRIDLMQDEIMSVAIENKSLILKTGATITYDKLIIASGSRPKKSGWPGQDLKGVQGLYSKQDLESMEVYTKNIKRAVIVGGGLIGIEMAEMLASRNIPVTYLVREKHFWGSVLPQEEATMINKHILDHHIDLRNKTKLAEILSDEDGRVRGVVTDTNEMIECQFVGLTIGVTPSIDFLKGSGIACRHGVVVNKFLETNIQDVYAIGDCAEFTERLPNRKHIEQVWYTGKIMGEAVAATICNQPMEYTPGNWFNSAKFFDIEYQTYGWVFPGLQAEEQTFYWENPGKQISLRINFHKVSHAINGVMVLGMRLRHLTFDQWIREKKTVEYILEHLPEANFDPEFYKQHERSIIDKFNAEHATTQLQVKAKRGLFLKISNPFQSAGSR, from the coding sequence ATGCACATCGTTATTCTCGGCAATGGCATTTCAGGTATTACGGCGGCGCGTCACATTCGTAAGGGAAGCGATCATCGCATAACGGTAATTTCAAAAGAGAGCGAATACTTTTTTTCACGCACAGCGCTCATGTACGTATACATGGGTCATATGAAATTTGAACATACAAAACCGTATGAAGACTGGTTCTGGAAAAAGAACCGTATTGATCTTATGCAGGATGAAATTATGAGTGTCGCCATTGAAAACAAATCATTGATCTTAAAAACGGGCGCCACAATTACTTACGACAAACTAATTATCGCAAGCGGCTCACGACCTAAAAAATCCGGATGGCCCGGCCAGGATTTGAAAGGTGTACAAGGCCTCTATTCAAAGCAGGATCTTGAAAGCATGGAAGTTTATACAAAAAATATTAAACGTGCTGTGATTGTAGGTGGTGGATTGATCGGAATTGAAATGGCAGAAATGTTAGCGTCACGGAATATTCCGGTGACTTACCTGGTACGTGAAAAACATTTCTGGGGAAGTGTGTTACCGCAGGAAGAAGCAACCATGATCAACAAACACATTCTGGACCATCATATTGATCTCCGGAATAAAACTAAACTGGCTGAAATTCTTTCTGATGAAGACGGCCGTGTAAGAGGAGTGGTAACTGATACCAATGAGATGATTGAGTGTCAGTTTGTAGGACTTACTATTGGAGTAACTCCTTCTATTGACTTTTTAAAAGGAAGTGGTATCGCTTGCAGGCATGGTGTGGTGGTGAATAAATTTCTTGAAACAAATATACAGGATGTGTATGCAATCGGAGATTGCGCGGAATTCACTGAACGCTTACCGAACCGGAAGCACATTGAACAGGTTTGGTACACCGGGAAAATAATGGGTGAAGCAGTTGCTGCAACTATTTGTAACCAGCCTATGGAATATACTCCGGGCAATTGGTTCAACTCCGCAAAGTTTTTTGATATTGAATATCAAACCTATGGCTGGGTATTTCCAGGATTGCAGGCAGAGGAGCAAACATTTTACTGGGAAAATCCCGGGAAACAAATAAGCCTGCGCATCAACTTTCATAAAGTTTCACATGCAATAAATGGTGTAATGGTTTTAGGAATGCGGCTACGGCACTTGACGTTTGATCAATGGATTCGTGAAAAGAAAACCGTAGAATATATACTTGAACATTTACCGGAAGCCAACTTTGATCCTGAATTTTATAAACAACATGAGCGATCTATCATTGATAAATTCAATGCAGAGCATGCAACAACTCAACTTCAGGTGAAAGCAAAGCGTGGATTATTTTTAAAAATTTCAAATCCATTTCAATCAGCAGGAAGCCGATGA
- a CDS encoding ABC-F family ATP-binding cassette domain-containing protein, which produces MISINNISVFHGGEALFEDVSFFINDKDRIGLVGRNGAGKSTLMKILSGNSNPDTGNISFPKEFTRGYLSQELTFHGNKTVLEETETAFQEIKALEKRYDDLTERVSHHTSHEAPDYMDLLTEWHDVGHRLEILGVGKLEEQMERILVGLGFARTDFSRSVAEFSGGWQMRIELAKLLLQKPDLLLLDEPTNHLDIEAIIWLEEFLQEYEGAVLLVSHDRAFLDRVTNRTIEIINRNIDDYPASYSKFVDLRKERRDHLLAQKKNQDKGIRQTEVLIEKFRYKASKAKFAQSLIKQLDRTERIEVDDEDNSAIRFRFPEGPRSGQLVFEAKHVTKRYGHKVILKDITFHVNRGDRIAFVGKNGEGKTTMAKIMVGEEPADGDVTPGYNVKIGFYAQHQADRLNGDETVFNTIDKIAPSEMSARVRSLLGAFLFRGDDVDKKVKVLSGGEKSRLALAKLLLEPVNCLVLDEPTNHLDMRSKEVLKEALNNYSGTLIVVSHDRDFLDGLVNKIFYFRDHSIREYIGGVYDFLESQKKASFRELELSRGLLASGKKNGVEEKNKNSNSPNDKQKQKDLKKLERQVSDAEKKIAELETSIEHVEIKLSKPELLSANESKEIYAHYEKHKQQLAEEMSRWEKLGAELERFRNN; this is translated from the coding sequence ATGATTTCCATTAACAACATTTCCGTCTTTCATGGCGGTGAAGCACTTTTCGAGGATGTTTCCTTTTTCATAAATGACAAAGACCGTATCGGCCTCGTGGGCAGAAATGGTGCGGGCAAGTCAACGCTGATGAAGATCTTATCAGGAAACAGCAACCCTGATACCGGTAATATTTCCTTTCCGAAAGAATTTACCCGCGGTTACCTCTCTCAGGAACTTACTTTTCATGGTAATAAAACCGTGCTGGAAGAAACAGAAACTGCTTTTCAGGAAATTAAAGCACTGGAGAAAAGATACGATGACCTGACCGAGCGTGTGAGTCATCATACCAGTCATGAAGCACCTGACTACATGGATCTGCTTACTGAATGGCATGATGTAGGTCACCGACTCGAAATTCTCGGAGTTGGTAAATTAGAAGAACAGATGGAGCGCATCCTGGTAGGTTTAGGATTTGCCCGAACTGATTTTTCGAGAAGCGTGGCTGAATTCAGCGGCGGCTGGCAGATGCGGATTGAACTTGCAAAACTGTTGTTGCAGAAACCTGATTTGCTTTTGTTGGATGAGCCAACAAATCACCTTGATATTGAAGCCATCATCTGGCTTGAAGAATTTTTGCAGGAATATGAAGGTGCTGTATTACTTGTTTCGCACGATCGCGCATTTCTAGATCGCGTAACCAACCGTACGATTGAAATCATTAACCGCAACATTGATGATTATCCGGCTTCCTATTCAAAATTTGTGGACCTGCGAAAAGAACGCAGGGATCATTTGCTGGCGCAGAAAAAAAATCAGGACAAAGGAATCCGTCAGACGGAAGTGCTGATTGAAAAATTCAGGTACAAAGCATCAAAAGCAAAATTCGCGCAGTCACTCATCAAGCAGCTCGACCGTACAGAACGCATTGAAGTGGATGATGAAGATAATTCCGCTATCCGTTTTCGTTTTCCGGAAGGACCACGTTCCGGTCAGTTGGTGTTTGAAGCAAAGCATGTTACCAAACGCTATGGTCACAAAGTGATTCTGAAAGATATCACGTTTCATGTAAACCGCGGCGATCGCATTGCATTTGTAGGAAAGAATGGTGAAGGAAAAACCACCATGGCAAAAATTATGGTGGGCGAAGAACCTGCTGATGGAGACGTAACGCCCGGCTACAATGTGAAGATTGGTTTCTATGCCCAGCACCAGGCAGATCGTTTAAATGGTGATGAAACAGTATTCAATACAATTGATAAAATTGCGCCTTCAGAAATGAGTGCACGTGTTCGCAGTCTGCTGGGCGCGTTTCTTTTTCGTGGCGATGATGTAGATAAAAAAGTAAAAGTGCTTTCAGGTGGAGAAAAATCACGTCTTGCACTTGCAAAATTGTTGCTGGAGCCAGTGAATTGCCTTGTGCTGGATGAGCCGACGAATCACCTCGATATGCGTTCTAAAGAAGTGCTGAAAGAAGCATTGAATAATTATTCGGGAACACTCATAGTTGTTTCTCACGACCGTGATTTCCTGGATGGGTTGGTAAACAAAATTTTCTACTTCCGTGATCACAGCATCAGGGAATATATTGGTGGCGTGTATGATTTTTTAGAATCACAGAAAAAAGCTTCCTTCCGGGAATTGGAATTATCAAGAGGGTTGCTTGCATCGGGGAAAAAAAATGGCGTGGAAGAAAAAAACAAAAATTCCAATTCACCCAACGACAAGCAGAAACAAAAAGACCTCAAAAAACTGGAGCGGCAGGTTTCAGATGCTGAAAAAAAGATTGCTGAACTGGAAACAAGCATTGAACATGTTGAAATAAAACTTTCAAAACCTGAATTGCTGAGTGCAAATGAATCGAAAGAAATTTATGCGCACTACGAAAAACACAAACAACAACTTGCTGAAGAAATGAGTCGCTGGGAAAAGTTGGGCGCTGAATTGGAAAGGTTTAGGAATAATTAA
- a CDS encoding aldehyde dehydrogenase family protein, with the protein MATKVSTSFLKKLKLKSISSGASTGAAWLKTSGETLESYSPVDGKLIGKIRLASRTDYEVVVSTAEKAFREWKNIPAPKRGEVVRQIGDELRKNKEALGALVSYEMGKSLQEGMGEVQEMIDICDFAVGLSRQLYGLTMHSERPNHRMYEQWHPLGIIGVISAFNFPVAVWSWNAMIALACGDVVVWKPSSKVMLCAVATQQIIASVLKKNNVPEGVLCLVAGSSGEVGDVMLEDKRIPMISATGSTRVGIRVAQKVGERLGRSILELGGNNAIIISENANLDLAIRAVTFGAVGTAGQRCTTTRRLIIHEKVYEEVKKKLTKIYSQLSIGNPLDTDNHVGPLIDKGAVNDFLSAIDKVKTQGGKVLIGGNVKQGKGYTSGCYVEPCMAEVKENLAIVKQETFAPLLYLMKYKTMEEAIHLHNDVPQGLSSAIFTENMMEMEHFLSNTGSDCGIANVNIGTSGAEIGGAFGGEKETGGGRESGSDSWKAYMRRQTNTINYGKTLPLAQGIKFDI; encoded by the coding sequence ATGGCCACAAAAGTCTCCACCAGCTTCCTCAAAAAACTAAAATTAAAATCCATTTCCTCCGGCGCTTCAACCGGAGCAGCTTGGTTAAAAACCTCAGGTGAAACATTAGAATCCTATTCTCCGGTAGACGGAAAACTGATCGGAAAGATCCGGTTGGCTTCACGCACTGATTACGAAGTAGTGGTTTCCACCGCAGAAAAAGCTTTTCGCGAATGGAAAAATATTCCTGCTCCCAAACGCGGCGAAGTAGTGCGCCAGATCGGTGATGAACTTCGTAAAAACAAGGAAGCGCTTGGCGCATTGGTGTCTTACGAAATGGGTAAGAGTCTGCAGGAAGGAATGGGCGAAGTGCAGGAGATGATAGACATCTGCGATTTCGCGGTCGGACTTTCACGTCAATTATACGGCCTTACGATGCACAGTGAAAGACCTAATCACCGTATGTATGAACAATGGCATCCATTGGGTATCATCGGCGTAATCTCCGCTTTTAATTTTCCGGTAGCCGTCTGGTCGTGGAATGCGATGATTGCATTGGCCTGTGGCGATGTAGTGGTTTGGAAACCTTCTTCCAAAGTTATGTTGTGTGCCGTTGCTACGCAGCAGATTATTGCTTCAGTGCTGAAAAAGAATAATGTGCCTGAAGGTGTTTTATGTCTTGTGGCAGGAAGTTCCGGCGAAGTGGGTGATGTGATGCTGGAGGACAAACGCATCCCGATGATATCCGCAACCGGTTCAACACGTGTAGGAATTAGGGTAGCACAAAAAGTGGGAGAACGTTTAGGTCGTTCCATTCTTGAATTGGGTGGAAACAATGCCATCATTATTTCTGAAAATGCAAATCTTGATCTCGCCATTCGGGCAGTAACATTTGGCGCGGTGGGCACAGCTGGACAGCGTTGCACCACCACACGTCGATTGATCATTCATGAAAAAGTATATGAAGAAGTGAAAAAGAAACTGACGAAAATTTACAGTCAGTTGAGCATTGGCAATCCATTGGATACCGATAATCATGTAGGTCCGTTGATTGATAAAGGTGCGGTGAATGATTTCCTTTCCGCCATTGATAAAGTAAAAACTCAGGGTGGCAAGGTGCTGATTGGTGGAAATGTAAAACAGGGAAAAGGATATACCTCCGGTTGCTATGTAGAACCCTGCATGGCCGAGGTAAAAGAAAATCTTGCTATCGTGAAGCAGGAGACCTTTGCACCTTTGCTTTATCTCATGAAATACAAAACGATGGAGGAAGCCATTCACCTGCACAATGATGTACCGCAGGGATTATCCTCCGCCATCTTTACGGAAAATATGATGGAGATGGAACACTTTCTTTCAAATACCGGAAGCGATTGTGGTATTGCCAACGTAAACATCGGCACCAGCGGCGCGGAAATCGGTGGTGCCTTCGGTGGCGAAAAAGAAACCGGTGGCGGACGTGAATCAGGCAGCGATAGTTGGAAAGCATATATGCGCCGGCAGACCAATACCATTAACTATGGTAAAACGCTGCCGTTGGCGCAGGGGATTAAGTTTGATATTTGA
- a CDS encoding M1 family metallopeptidase, whose translation MNRFKLRLPVVIFFSFISSALYAQKTKAYWQQEVNYNIQVTLNDSTHFLTGTISIEYINHSPDTLRYIWFHLWPNAYKNNSTAFAKQELENGSTEFHYAAPEDRGYIDQLDFRINDHTAATIYDSTNIDIAKLLLTEPLLPEGSITITTPFHVKIPRTFSRFGHVGQSYQITQWYPKPAVYDRFGWHPMPYLDQGEFYSEFGSFHVSVTLPKNYVVGATGTLLNETENKWLDSLAQANQRKFENRKQSGNEPPPSPFEKNKDDNSFPPSDHETKTLQYVADHVHDFAWFADKRYHVMKSHVDLPGKNSTITTWTMFLDKHAAQWKHAIHFVDSAVIYYSKWVGDYPYPQATAVEGALQAGDGMEYPMITVVSGGFGNNKSLETVIAHEVGHNWFYGILAFNEREHPWMDEGINSYYENRYVETRYPDEGLVPNVLAKPFDLTSYQRSYQNYLIYAFQAYRHVDQPMDINATAFTSLNYGGIVYAKTAIVFKYLEAYLTTPIYDELMHQFYNEWAFRHPYPEDLKNFFETNTHKEFDWFFNQSIQTNEYLDYKLVKVGDTTNIGTRTFRKLTIRNKAEIKGPFSITAIKNKLPAVEMWYGGFNGKMDVLFPEGDYDAFRIDKKSDQPEVNRKNNTIRTSGLLPNVEKFRLQWLGSLDNPQRTQLFFTPTIGWNNYDKTWLGLALYNSFLPGKPLSFVVMPSYAFGSNRIIGSGEINLQLFPKTSFIRRIDINSSAKSFDYINDSFYGDEGDNVYRFMKFTQEVQLGLRKSEARSPVNQSITYRNIYVLQEAPESFYSHARYGHQFFNQLTYALQNKRVLNPFALSISLEEGTNEGEDFYLKTFFEGNYTFTYPRKKTGINLRLFTGVMLVSPEEGTVADFHLGATTGVKDYLFDEVYFGRTESTGFLSQQVAIEQGGFKLRTDGVQPELGKSDTWLLSLNAKIPLPFFTPLFAFGDAGIAPDNNNYQSFQFDAGIGFTLVPNIVEVYFPLLFSNDMKLNLNSTEFYDKWYKRISFTVNINQLHPFKIIRNITL comes from the coding sequence ATGAACAGATTTAAGCTTCGATTACCGGTTGTCATTTTCTTTTCATTCATTTCCTCTGCGCTGTATGCTCAAAAAACTAAAGCATACTGGCAACAGGAAGTAAATTATAACATTCAGGTTACACTGAATGACAGCACTCATTTTTTAACCGGCACTATTTCCATCGAATACATCAATCATTCACCGGATACGCTGCGATATATTTGGTTTCATCTATGGCCTAACGCTTATAAAAATAACAGCACAGCTTTCGCAAAGCAGGAATTGGAAAATGGAAGCACAGAATTTCATTATGCAGCACCAGAGGATCGTGGTTATATTGATCAACTTGATTTCAGAATTAATGATCACACTGCAGCAACAATTTATGATTCCACAAACATCGATATTGCAAAACTTTTATTGACCGAACCTTTATTGCCGGAAGGTTCCATCACCATCACCACTCCTTTTCACGTAAAAATTCCCAGAACTTTTTCACGCTTCGGTCATGTAGGCCAGTCTTACCAGATAACACAATGGTATCCAAAGCCTGCAGTGTATGATCGTTTCGGGTGGCACCCAATGCCTTATCTTGATCAGGGAGAATTTTATTCAGAGTTCGGTTCCTTTCATGTATCGGTTACACTGCCGAAAAATTATGTAGTCGGCGCCACCGGAACACTTCTGAATGAAACTGAAAACAAGTGGCTTGATTCACTTGCGCAGGCCAACCAAAGGAAATTTGAAAACCGGAAACAAAGTGGCAATGAACCGCCGCCTTCCCCTTTTGAAAAAAACAAAGATGATAATAGCTTTCCTCCATCTGATCACGAAACAAAAACACTTCAATATGTTGCCGACCATGTGCACGATTTCGCATGGTTTGCTGATAAGCGATATCATGTAATGAAAAGTCATGTTGACCTACCGGGAAAAAATTCCACCATCACTACATGGACTATGTTTCTCGATAAACATGCGGCCCAATGGAAACATGCCATTCACTTTGTGGATTCAGCAGTTATCTATTACTCAAAATGGGTGGGTGATTATCCATATCCACAGGCCACTGCTGTAGAAGGCGCATTGCAGGCAGGTGATGGCATGGAATATCCGATGATTACGGTAGTGAGTGGTGGTTTCGGAAATAATAAATCGTTGGAGACAGTAATTGCACATGAAGTAGGTCACAATTGGTTCTACGGAATTCTTGCATTTAATGAACGTGAACATCCGTGGATGGATGAAGGCATTAACTCCTATTACGAAAACCGGTATGTTGAAACCAGATATCCTGATGAAGGCCTCGTGCCCAATGTGCTGGCAAAGCCATTCGATCTAACTTCTTATCAACGTAGTTATCAGAATTACCTCATCTATGCTTTTCAGGCCTATCGCCATGTAGATCAACCGATGGATATCAATGCTACAGCATTCACTTCCCTTAATTATGGAGGCATTGTGTATGCAAAAACTGCGATTGTTTTTAAATATCTCGAAGCTTATTTAACGACTCCAATTTATGATGAGTTGATGCATCAGTTTTATAATGAATGGGCATTCAGGCATCCGTATCCGGAAGACCTTAAAAATTTCTTCGAAACAAACACACATAAAGAGTTCGATTGGTTTTTTAATCAATCCATTCAAACGAATGAGTATCTTGATTATAAACTGGTGAAAGTAGGCGACACCACTAACATCGGAACAAGAACTTTCCGGAAACTTACCATTAGGAACAAAGCGGAAATAAAAGGACCGTTTTCAATAACAGCCATAAAAAATAAACTTCCGGCAGTTGAAATGTGGTATGGTGGTTTTAACGGAAAGATGGACGTTCTTTTTCCGGAAGGTGATTATGATGCATTCCGCATTGATAAAAAATCCGATCAACCGGAAGTCAACAGGAAAAACAATACCATTCGAACATCCGGATTGTTGCCAAATGTGGAGAAGTTCAGGCTGCAATGGCTTGGCAGTTTAGACAATCCGCAACGCACCCAACTTTTTTTTACGCCAACCATCGGATGGAATAATTATGACAAAACGTGGTTGGGTCTTGCTTTGTACAATTCATTTCTGCCGGGAAAACCACTGAGTTTTGTAGTGATGCCTTCCTACGCTTTTGGCAGCAACCGTATTATTGGATCAGGAGAAATCAACCTGCAGCTTTTTCCAAAAACATCTTTCATTCGCAGGATTGATATTAATTCATCCGCAAAATCCTTTGACTACATCAACGATTCCTTTTATGGTGATGAAGGAGACAACGTGTATCGTTTTATGAAATTCACGCAGGAAGTGCAATTAGGTCTTAGAAAAAGTGAAGCACGCAGCCCGGTAAATCAATCGATCACATATAGAAATATTTATGTGTTGCAGGAGGCCCCGGAAAGTTTTTACAGTCACGCCAGGTATGGTCACCAGTTTTTCAATCAGCTCACCTATGCTCTTCAAAACAAAAGAGTCTTGAATCCATTTGCACTTTCCATTTCGCTGGAAGAAGGAACCAATGAAGGTGAAGATTTTTACCTGAAGACTTTTTTTGAAGGAAACTACACTTTCACTTATCCCAGGAAAAAAACAGGCATCAATCTTCGATTATTCACAGGCGTTATGCTTGTTTCGCCGGAAGAAGGAACAGTTGCGGATTTTCATTTAGGTGCTACCACCGGCGTGAAGGATTATCTTTTTGATGAAGTTTATTTTGGAAGAACGGAGTCCACCGGATTTTTATCGCAGCAAGTTGCCATAGAACAAGGTGGATTTAAATTGCGAACGGATGGCGTACAACCTGAACTTGGGAAATCAGATACGTGGTTGCTATCGCTGAATGCGAAAATTCCTTTGCCGTTTTTCACACCGCTTTTTGCATTTGGTGATGCAGGCATTGCGCCGGATAATAACAACTATCAATCATTTCAATTTGATGCAGGAATCGGATTCACACTTGTTCCAAACATAGTGGAAGTATATTTTCCATTGCTTTTTTCGAACGACATGAAGTTGAATTTAAACAGCACTGAATTTTATGATAAGTGGTATAAGCGGATTTCGTTTACCGTCAATATCAATCAGCTTCATCCTTTCAAAATAATCCGGAATATAACTTTGTAA
- a CDS encoding tetratricopeptide repeat protein — translation MMEERDYEESLPVDIRSSVDRFEEMVRNQDACFFDVNTFEHIVNFYEQKEQWKKAIHVMDVAIEQHPYSPWFLTKKASLLIYFKKFKQALELIDQAEAMDPSDIGLYILRSDIYLERNQHQRAVNILEAAIRICDESDREELYLELADVYEDWDRYDLVFDSLKKVLELNQENEEALSRMWYCVELAKKHHESIELHNKILDNNPYSYLAWHNLGHAYFDMNLYEKAIEAYEFVTVINESCDLAYRDCGEAYFKLKQYHKAIDQFQKAIEFSKPYEELYYSIGICYEKLKDYNKARSYYRKSISVDPKYCDAFFRIGETFRKEKAWTNAVHFYKKALRLMPDNVNYLMGMAQGFYNLGEIDPFIFACQSVMALNQRYKNKSDYEKLVGYLIDLECYEDAIQLMDFAALEKGPVASYSFMRSVCLFRVGERREALAWLEEGLNSHYSKHKLLYKFAPELRKDAVVSSIVEQFK, via the coding sequence ATGATGGAAGAAAGAGATTATGAAGAATCATTGCCCGTTGACATCCGTTCATCGGTGGACAGGTTTGAAGAAATGGTGCGCAACCAGGACGCCTGTTTTTTTGATGTAAATACGTTTGAGCACATTGTAAACTTTTATGAACAAAAGGAGCAATGGAAGAAAGCCATCCATGTAATGGATGTCGCGATTGAACAACATCCATATTCACCCTGGTTCCTTACAAAGAAGGCGAGTCTTCTTATTTATTTCAAAAAATTCAAACAGGCGCTTGAGCTGATTGACCAGGCGGAGGCCATGGATCCTTCCGACATTGGCTTGTACATTCTCCGTTCAGATATTTATCTTGAACGCAACCAGCATCAACGGGCTGTTAATATTCTGGAAGCTGCTATCCGGATCTGTGATGAATCTGACCGTGAAGAGTTGTACCTGGAGCTTGCTGATGTGTATGAAGACTGGGATCGTTATGATCTTGTATTTGATTCTTTGAAGAAAGTGCTGGAGCTCAATCAGGAAAATGAAGAAGCGTTGAGCAGGATGTGGTATTGTGTAGAGCTGGCGAAGAAACACCATGAGAGTATTGAGTTGCACAATAAGATACTTGACAACAATCCATATTCCTACCTTGCCTGGCACAATCTCGGCCATGCTTATTTTGACATGAACCTGTACGAAAAGGCCATTGAAGCATATGAATTTGTTACGGTCATCAATGAATCGTGCGATCTTGCTTATCGCGATTGCGGTGAAGCGTATTTTAAGCTGAAGCAATATCATAAAGCCATTGATCAGTTTCAAAAGGCCATCGAATTTTCAAAACCTTATGAAGAGTTGTATTATTCGATTGGTATTTGTTACGAGAAGCTGAAAGATTATAACAAGGCGCGCAGTTACTACAGAAAATCTATTTCTGTAGATCCAAAATATTGCGATGCATTTTTTCGAATAGGGGAAACATTCCGCAAAGAAAAAGCCTGGACGAATGCAGTTCACTTTTATAAAAAGGCGTTGCGCCTGATGCCTGATAATGTAAATTACCTGATGGGTATGGCACAGGGATTTTATAACCTCGGAGAAATTGATCCGTTCATTTTCGCATGCCAGTCTGTAATGGCGCTTAACCAACGTTATAAAAACAAGAGTGATTACGAAAAGCTGGTAGGTTACCTGATAGATCTTGAATGTTATGAAGATGCCATCCAGTTAATGGATTTTGCTGCGCTTGAAAAAGGACCCGTGGCATCTTATTCATTTATGCGTTCTGTTTGTCTTTTCAGGGTGGGTGAACGCCGTGAAGCACTGGCGTGGTTAGAAGAAGGACTGAACTCACATTATTCAAAACATAAATTGTTGTATAAATTCGCACCCGAGTTAAGGAAGGACGCTGTTGTCTCTTCCATCGTAGAACAGTTCAAATAA
- a CDS encoding phosphosulfolactate synthase, whose protein sequence is MQFLLNRLPARSQKPRNNGLTMVMDKGLSAREVENFLSIAEPYVDIVKLGFGTSAVTPNLEEKLAVYKAAKIPVYFGGTLMEWFYAHDAFDEYQRILDKYGIEYAEVSDGSLDIPHDIKCNLIRTLAKDRIVLSEVGSKDAEKIIPPYKWIQLMKEEIEAGAWKVIAEAREGGNVGIYRGTGEVREGLVDEILTQIPAERILWEAPNKAQQVFFIKLVGTDANLGNIPANEVIPLETLRVGLRGDTMVYFLNKK, encoded by the coding sequence ATGCAATTCTTACTTAACAGGTTGCCTGCCCGCTCACAGAAGCCGCGCAACAATGGGCTTACCATGGTAATGGATAAAGGGCTAAGTGCACGCGAAGTCGAAAATTTTCTTTCGATCGCGGAACCATATGTTGACATTGTGAAGCTTGGTTTCGGTACTTCCGCCGTTACGCCGAATCTGGAAGAGAAACTTGCTGTTTATAAAGCGGCAAAAATTCCGGTGTATTTCGGAGGCACATTAATGGAATGGTTTTATGCCCATGATGCATTTGATGAATATCAGAGAATCCTGGATAAATATGGAATTGAATATGCTGAAGTCTCCGACGGTTCATTGGATATTCCGCACGATATTAAATGTAATCTTATCCGAACGCTTGCCAAAGACAGGATTGTACTTTCTGAAGTAGGATCAAAAGATGCGGAGAAAATTATTCCGCCGTATAAATGGATTCAGTTGATGAAAGAAGAGATTGAAGCCGGTGCCTGGAAGGTGATTGCAGAAGCGCGGGAAGGCGGCAATGTCGGCATCTATCGCGGAACCGGCGAAGTGCGCGAAGGACTGGTAGATGAAATTCTCACACAAATTCCGGCAGAAAGAATTCTGTGGGAAGCACCTAACAAAGCGCAGCAGGTATTCTTTATCAAGCTCGTAGGTACAGATGCTAATCTTGGAAATATTCCTGCCAATGAAGTGATTCCGTTAGAGACGCTTCGTGTTGGGCTGAGAGGAGATACGATGGTTTATTTTCTCAACAAGAAATGA
- a CDS encoding shikimate dehydrogenase, which yields MKHFGLIGYPLTHSFSKKYFGDKFQRENIADCVYENFPLVSVEEFPVLIQSQKDIIGLNVTIPYKESVMSFLEEIDETAREIGAVNTIRISDGKLKGFNTDAYGFMQSIMKLLEPHHNNALILGTGGSSKAVAWSLKKMGIDFQFVSRHPSGIDEISYEVANADIRHCKIIINTTPVGMYPLVTAAPDISYENITPSHLLFDLIYNPEETLFLKKGKARQAKTKNGLEMLQLQAERSWQIWNT from the coding sequence GTGAAACACTTCGGCCTCATCGGTTACCCACTCACGCATTCCTTTTCAAAGAAATATTTCGGAGATAAGTTTCAGCGGGAAAATATTGCAGACTGTGTGTACGAAAATTTTCCACTGGTTTCCGTTGAGGAGTTTCCTGTTTTAATTCAATCTCAAAAAGACATTATCGGTTTGAATGTTACGATTCCGTATAAAGAATCGGTGATGAGTTTTTTGGAGGAGATAGACGAAACGGCACGTGAGATTGGCGCGGTGAATACGATCCGCATCTCCGATGGAAAATTAAAAGGTTTCAATACAGACGCATATGGTTTCATGCAATCGATCATGAAGTTGCTCGAACCACATCACAACAACGCATTGATTTTAGGAACAGGCGGCAGTTCAAAAGCAGTAGCCTGGAGCTTAAAAAAAATGGGAATCGATTTTCAGTTTGTATCGCGCCATCCTTCGGGCATCGATGAAATAAGTTATGAAGTGGCGAATGCTGATATCCGGCACTGTAAAATTATCATCAATACAACACCGGTTGGTATGTATCCTTTGGTAACAGCGGCACCGGATATTTCCTATGAAAATATTACACCATCACATTTATTATTCGACCTGATTTATAATCCGGAAGAAACCCTTTTTCTCAAAAAAGGGAAAGCCCGGCAAGCCAAAACTAAAAACGGTTTGGAAATGCTGCAACTCCAGGCGGAGAGAAGCTGGCAGATCTGGAATACATAA